In Streptantibioticus cattleyicolor NRRL 8057 = DSM 46488, a genomic segment contains:
- a CDS encoding beta-ketoacyl synthase N-terminal-like domain-containing protein, with product MGFREVRLALPQMAVGGLSENWLFKEIGDFHWELLAEHFGRPVTELTDPSGDRALPVFVRIRVSAGQPLSAFREGDRLRLAGELARVDDGAYVSDVECRSGGAVLTARLMTVFAKPAAAGALVPVRPAAPEGTAVPAADAGQAEFHREFMAARRADPARPLPDGDGGPGGGEPLFTHTYRLNPYYDLNGAGLLYFASYPHIHDHCERLHLRRALAAAGVAEGTAEWARAAATAERDVVYLGNCGPDDAVVFRLDAARAEGTRLRLTATLLRESDGAPLARVRTVKEVTDPAVAAALAGAALDRDTGTAAPAPAPRPAPEAPRAEDDADPAADAALAEALAPVMADALGVPRDRLDHGTDLRTLGLDSFSLTAFAQQAAERLEREVDPSRLFQAFTLADIARVVAGRPAPGTPPAAPRPAVEDAGDDAEAIAVIGMAGRFPGADSVAELWRVLAEGRETVGEVPADRWDTEAQRRLPDAPVQRGGFLRDIRRFDHAFFRISRREAELIDPQQRLFLEVAWEAFEDAGHDVTALRGSRTGVFVGVCHSDYAAVLRDRLTGTEPHRAVATSPSVVANRVSYAFGFHGASVAVDTMCSSSLVAVEQAVNALRSGGCEQALVGGVNVICDPGQHQAYARTGALSPDGRCKTFDESADGYARAEGVCALVLKPLSKARADGDRVHAVIKGVAVNHGGQAQSLTAPNADAQAELLKRAYRSAGIDPATVGYLEAHGTGTRLGDPIEVAGITAAFTELYRERDTPLPDGAGCALGSVKTNIGHLEAAAGLAGMIKVLLAMGHGVLPATRNVDRLNPMIRLDGTPLRVQRETAPWPRLTDASGRPLPRRAGVSSFGMGGTNAHVVLEEFTEEPAAWAGAADGPCVVPLSARDAGALRDAVRALLEFLADEPAPSLPEIAYTLQTGRAAMAERLAVVAGSVAGLRERLRAFLDGSAGEPADDGGLGEVARRWAAGGEVEWAALWPGRRPRPVSLPTYPFRRDRHWVGERGTGGGAREAFVVPRWRPSAVPQTAAPEPGAYLVLVNEASEAAADRLFAGVPGCRALVVRADRIPGGPEALETVLAAHGGLAAGERLAAVVDLADWWPAGAPAADTFRLRFPLLRQVLAGHRLPSLTVLRITRGTVPGEAAGLYRALPAELRTVRARTVEVDFGPDRADRLAAVAAAELAADDRRPRVRHRAGTREYAALDLLTAEETAAPGTATGGLDAIAAGTVVITGGTGEIGLALATELHRRGARHLLLLGRTRLPARARWAALAADPATEPRLRRRLAALARLDAAGASLEVRAHALSDAPSLRRLLTGAAERGGALTAVFHCAGAMADSRSLLAKPADEVRRVLDAKVRGVRTLWAALADQPPLDLVLFSSVSAAVPRLGASYADYAAANAYLDDFAAVHDTDGGHRVRSLQWPVWRDTGLGRDRGEAVAGLGIPELPVDGALRLLDDALRIGGHPVMLPCRIEPDAVDLAELSRSPLPPAAAPVPPRPRTEAPPAAVPDVGRITRVFARTLRTTADQLAADVSFADLGVDSLLMAELVRELEADLGRPVDPTLLQEHPTIGELAAELAPEGAASAPVAAPAAVPAAAPAVPGGPVPVAVIGMGCRFPGAASPDAFWRALVRGEDHVTEVPPDRWDAAALYSPVPQPGRSISKWGGFIEDAADFDPAYFGFDGETARHLDPLVRKALEVTAEALLDAGYRTEEVKGRRVGVYLGTRTANYREYLRPLPREAIVGLGQNFVAAHVSHHFDLTGPNLVVDSACSSSLVGVHLACQSLALGESEMALAGGVDLLLDEEPYLLLSQGKALSPTGRCRTFDEAADGFVPGEGAGVLVLKRLADAERDGDRILAVIESSAVNNDGRTMGYTTPSARAQRELIQRALDAARIDPRGIGYVETHGTGTMIGDPIELQALTAAYARHTAERGFCGVGSVKSNIGHLLSAAGVAGLMKVVLTLRHQQIPPTLHCARPNPRFAFPESPFRPVTELTDLTAGPALERAAVSSFGFGGTNAHLIVARGTAGTGSAASVRQPLPPPVYHRKRIWALPRPSLTDRPAGRSARLDLTFLPTG from the coding sequence ATGGGATTCCGGGAAGTGCGCCTGGCGTTGCCGCAGATGGCGGTCGGCGGGCTCTCCGAGAATTGGCTCTTCAAGGAAATCGGCGATTTCCACTGGGAATTGCTGGCCGAGCACTTCGGGCGCCCGGTGACGGAGCTGACGGATCCGTCCGGCGACCGGGCGCTGCCGGTGTTCGTCCGTATCCGGGTGTCCGCCGGGCAGCCGCTGAGCGCGTTCCGCGAGGGCGACCGGCTCCGGCTGGCCGGTGAGCTGGCCCGGGTGGACGACGGCGCCTACGTCAGCGACGTGGAGTGCCGGAGCGGCGGCGCGGTGCTCACCGCCCGGCTGATGACGGTCTTCGCCAAGCCGGCCGCCGCCGGGGCGCTGGTGCCGGTCCGCCCGGCGGCCCCCGAGGGGACGGCGGTGCCGGCGGCCGACGCCGGACAGGCCGAATTCCACCGGGAGTTCATGGCGGCCCGGCGGGCGGACCCGGCCCGTCCGCTGCCGGACGGCGACGGCGGACCCGGCGGCGGCGAGCCGCTGTTCACCCACACCTACCGGCTCAACCCCTACTACGACCTCAACGGCGCCGGGCTGCTGTACTTCGCCTCCTACCCGCACATCCACGACCACTGCGAACGCCTCCACCTGCGGCGCGCGCTGGCCGCCGCGGGCGTGGCCGAGGGCACCGCGGAGTGGGCCAGGGCCGCCGCCACCGCCGAGCGGGACGTGGTCTACCTCGGCAACTGCGGCCCCGACGACGCGGTGGTCTTCCGGCTGGACGCCGCGCGGGCCGAGGGCACCCGGCTGCGGCTCACGGCGACGCTGCTGCGCGAGTCCGACGGCGCCCCGCTGGCCCGGGTCCGCACCGTCAAGGAGGTCACCGACCCGGCGGTCGCGGCGGCGCTGGCCGGCGCGGCACTGGACCGGGACACCGGCACCGCGGCCCCGGCGCCCGCGCCCCGTCCGGCACCGGAGGCACCACGGGCGGAGGACGACGCGGACCCGGCGGCCGACGCGGCGCTCGCGGAGGCGCTGGCCCCCGTCATGGCCGACGCGCTCGGCGTGCCGCGCGACCGGCTCGACCACGGCACCGACCTGCGCACCCTCGGGCTGGACAGCTTCTCCCTGACCGCCTTCGCCCAGCAGGCCGCCGAACGGCTGGAGCGTGAGGTGGACCCGTCCCGGCTCTTCCAGGCGTTCACGCTCGCCGACATCGCGCGGGTGGTGGCCGGCCGCCCGGCCCCGGGGACGCCACCCGCCGCGCCCCGCCCGGCAGTTGAGGACGCCGGGGACGACGCCGAAGCGATCGCCGTGATCGGCATGGCCGGCCGCTTCCCGGGCGCCGACTCGGTGGCCGAGCTGTGGCGGGTCCTCGCCGAGGGGCGGGAGACGGTCGGGGAGGTGCCGGCCGACCGCTGGGACACCGAGGCGCAGCGCCGGCTGCCGGACGCCCCCGTGCAGCGCGGCGGCTTCCTGCGCGACATCCGCCGCTTCGACCACGCCTTCTTCCGGATCTCCCGGCGGGAGGCCGAGCTGATCGACCCCCAGCAGCGGCTCTTCCTGGAGGTGGCCTGGGAGGCGTTCGAGGACGCCGGGCACGACGTGACCGCGTTGCGCGGCAGCCGCACCGGGGTGTTCGTCGGCGTCTGCCACAGCGACTACGCCGCCGTACTGCGCGACCGGCTCACCGGCACCGAGCCGCACCGGGCGGTCGCCACCTCGCCGTCGGTGGTCGCCAACCGGGTCAGCTACGCGTTCGGCTTCCACGGCGCCAGCGTGGCGGTGGACACCATGTGCTCCTCCTCGCTGGTGGCGGTGGAGCAGGCGGTGAACGCGCTGCGGTCGGGCGGCTGCGAGCAGGCGCTGGTCGGCGGCGTCAACGTGATCTGCGACCCCGGCCAGCACCAGGCGTACGCCAGGACCGGGGCGCTCAGCCCGGACGGCCGGTGCAAGACGTTCGACGAGAGCGCCGACGGCTACGCGCGCGCCGAAGGGGTCTGCGCGCTGGTGCTCAAGCCGCTGAGCAAGGCCCGCGCCGACGGCGACCGGGTCCACGCGGTGATCAAGGGCGTGGCCGTCAACCACGGCGGCCAGGCCCAGTCGCTGACCGCGCCCAACGCCGACGCCCAGGCCGAACTGCTCAAGCGGGCCTACCGCTCGGCCGGGATCGATCCGGCGACCGTGGGCTACCTGGAGGCGCACGGCACCGGCACCCGGCTCGGCGACCCGATCGAGGTCGCCGGGATCACCGCCGCCTTCACCGAGCTGTACCGGGAGCGCGACACGCCGCTGCCGGACGGGGCCGGCTGCGCGCTGGGGTCGGTCAAGACCAACATCGGCCACCTGGAGGCGGCGGCCGGCCTGGCCGGGATGATCAAGGTGCTGCTGGCGATGGGCCACGGGGTGCTCCCGGCCACCCGCAACGTCGACCGGCTCAACCCGATGATCCGGCTGGACGGCACCCCGCTGCGCGTCCAGCGCGAGACGGCCCCGTGGCCGCGGCTGACCGACGCGTCGGGACGTCCGCTGCCGCGCCGGGCCGGCGTCAGCTCGTTCGGCATGGGCGGCACCAACGCCCATGTGGTGCTGGAGGAGTTCACCGAGGAGCCGGCGGCGTGGGCCGGGGCGGCGGACGGGCCGTGCGTGGTGCCGCTGTCCGCGCGGGACGCCGGTGCGCTGCGGGACGCGGTGCGCGCGCTGCTGGAGTTCCTGGCGGACGAGCCGGCCCCGTCGCTGCCGGAGATCGCGTACACCTTGCAGACCGGGCGGGCGGCGATGGCCGAACGCCTCGCGGTGGTCGCCGGTTCGGTGGCCGGGCTGCGGGAGCGGCTGCGGGCGTTCCTGGACGGATCGGCCGGGGAACCGGCGGACGACGGCGGCCTCGGCGAGGTGGCCCGGCGGTGGGCGGCCGGCGGCGAGGTGGAGTGGGCCGCGCTGTGGCCAGGGCGGCGCCCGCGTCCGGTGTCGCTGCCCACGTACCCGTTCCGCCGCGACCGGCACTGGGTGGGGGAGCGGGGCACCGGCGGCGGGGCGCGGGAGGCGTTCGTGGTGCCGAGGTGGCGTCCGTCGGCCGTGCCGCAGACCGCCGCGCCGGAGCCCGGGGCCTACCTGGTCCTGGTCAACGAGGCGTCCGAGGCGGCGGCGGACCGGCTCTTCGCCGGGGTGCCCGGGTGCCGGGCGCTGGTGGTGCGCGCCGACCGGATCCCCGGCGGACCGGAGGCGCTGGAGACCGTCCTGGCCGCGCACGGCGGGCTCGCCGCCGGGGAACGCCTGGCCGCGGTGGTCGACCTGGCCGACTGGTGGCCGGCCGGCGCCCCGGCCGCCGACACCTTCCGGCTCCGCTTCCCGCTGCTGCGCCAGGTGCTCGCCGGCCACCGGCTGCCCTCGCTGACCGTGCTGCGGATCACCCGGGGGACGGTGCCCGGCGAGGCCGCGGGGCTGTACCGGGCGCTCCCCGCCGAACTGCGCACGGTGCGCGCCCGGACGGTCGAGGTCGACTTCGGCCCGGACCGGGCGGACCGGCTCGCCGCGGTGGCCGCCGCCGAACTCGCCGCCGACGACCGCCGGCCCCGGGTACGCCACCGCGCCGGGACGCGCGAGTACGCGGCGCTGGACCTCCTGACCGCCGAGGAGACCGCCGCACCCGGCACCGCCACCGGCGGGCTGGACGCCATCGCCGCGGGCACCGTGGTGATCACCGGCGGCACCGGGGAGATCGGCCTGGCGCTCGCCACCGAACTCCACCGCCGCGGCGCCCGCCATCTGCTGCTGCTCGGCCGCACCCGGCTGCCCGCCCGCGCCAGGTGGGCGGCGCTCGCCGCCGACCCGGCCACCGAGCCCCGGCTGCGGCGGCGCCTGGCGGCCCTGGCCCGACTCGACGCGGCCGGAGCCTCGTTGGAGGTACGCGCCCACGCGCTGAGCGACGCGCCCTCGCTGCGCCGGCTGCTGACCGGCGCGGCGGAGCGGGGCGGAGCGCTCACCGCGGTCTTCCACTGCGCCGGGGCGATGGCCGACAGCCGCTCGCTGCTGGCCAAGCCGGCCGACGAGGTGCGGCGGGTGCTCGACGCCAAGGTGCGCGGGGTCCGCACGCTGTGGGCGGCGCTGGCGGACCAGCCGCCGCTGGACCTGGTGCTCTTCTCCTCGGTCTCCGCCGCGGTGCCCCGGCTGGGCGCCTCCTACGCGGACTACGCGGCGGCCAACGCCTACCTGGACGACTTCGCCGCCGTCCACGACACGGACGGCGGCCACCGGGTGCGTTCCCTCCAGTGGCCGGTGTGGCGCGACACCGGGCTGGGCCGGGACCGCGGCGAGGCGGTGGCCGGGCTCGGCATCCCGGAGCTGCCGGTGGACGGCGCGCTGCGGCTGCTCGACGACGCGCTGCGGATCGGCGGCCACCCGGTGATGCTGCCGTGCCGGATCGAGCCGGACGCGGTCGACCTGGCCGAACTCTCCCGTTCCCCGCTGCCGCCCGCCGCCGCGCCGGTGCCGCCACGGCCCCGTACCGAAGCGCCCCCCGCCGCCGTACCCGACGTCGGCCGGATCACCCGGGTCTTCGCCCGCACCCTGCGCACCACCGCCGACCAGCTGGCCGCCGACGTCTCCTTCGCCGACCTCGGCGTGGACTCGCTGCTCATGGCGGAACTGGTGCGGGAGCTGGAGGCCGACCTCGGCCGCCCGGTGGACCCCACGCTGCTCCAGGAGCACCCGACCATCGGCGAGCTGGCGGCCGAGCTGGCGCCCGAGGGGGCCGCGTCCGCCCCGGTGGCGGCGCCGGCGGCGGTCCCGGCCGCCGCGCCGGCGGTCCCCGGCGGCCCGGTGCCCGTCGCCGTCATCGGCATGGGGTGCCGCTTCCCCGGCGCCGCCTCGCCGGACGCGTTCTGGCGCGCCCTGGTACGCGGCGAGGACCACGTCACCGAGGTGCCGCCGGACCGCTGGGACGCCGCCGCGCTCTACTCGCCCGTACCGCAGCCGGGGCGCAGCATCAGCAAGTGGGGCGGGTTCATCGAGGACGCGGCCGACTTCGACCCGGCGTACTTCGGCTTCGACGGGGAGACCGCGCGCCACCTGGACCCGCTGGTGCGCAAGGCGCTGGAGGTGACCGCCGAGGCGCTGCTCGACGCCGGCTACCGGACCGAGGAGGTCAAGGGCCGCCGGGTCGGGGTCTACCTGGGCACCCGGACCGCCAACTACCGCGAGTACCTGCGCCCGCTGCCCCGGGAGGCCATCGTCGGGCTGGGCCAGAACTTCGTGGCCGCCCACGTCTCCCACCACTTCGACCTGACCGGCCCCAACCTCGTGGTGGACAGCGCCTGTTCGTCCTCCCTGGTCGGCGTCCACCTGGCGTGCCAGAGCCTGGCGCTGGGCGAGTCGGAGATGGCGCTGGCCGGCGGGGTGGACCTGCTGCTGGACGAGGAGCCGTACCTGCTGCTGAGCCAGGGCAAGGCGCTGTCGCCCACCGGACGCTGCCGTACCTTCGACGAGGCCGCCGACGGCTTCGTGCCCGGCGAGGGCGCCGGGGTGCTGGTGCTCAAGCGGCTCGCCGACGCCGAACGCGACGGCGACCGGATTCTCGCCGTCATCGAATCGTCCGCGGTCAACAACGACGGCCGCACGATGGGGTACACCACGCCCAGCGCCCGCGCCCAGCGGGAGCTGATCCAGCGGGCGCTGGACGCCGCCCGGATCGACCCGCGCGGCATCGGCTACGTCGAGACGCACGGCACCGGCACGATGATCGGCGACCCGATCGAACTCCAGGCGCTCA